The following are from one region of the Jeongeupia sp. USM3 genome:
- a CDS encoding PilT/PilU family type 4a pilus ATPase, translating to MAERQASDLFLSADSPIVIKINGQCHPANAQVLGADHTRQLIYQLLSAEQIERFERDWELNFRLTLPELGNFRINVFRTRGAAAMVARFIRPKAQTIDELGVPPVLRELIMEKRGIILIVGATGSGKSSTVSAMLEHRSEHHPGHILTIEEPIEHLYSHRKSLVNQREIGVDTHSYAEALKNAMREAPDVLMIGEIRDRETMNYALQYAQAGHLCISTLHANNSYHSLSRIVNFFPQEAREALLYDLSTALTAVVSQRLVRSTAGQLTPAVEVMRNTNRIAELIRNGQLTDIKAAMEQTLTEGSQTFEQSLYTLYRNGKIELDEALRNADSATNLSWMVNNSQSVQEREASKHETQAAPLAPQARVDFDIELH from the coding sequence ATGGCCGAACGACAAGCCTCCGACCTGTTTCTGTCGGCAGACTCGCCCATCGTCATCAAGATCAACGGTCAGTGCCACCCGGCCAATGCCCAAGTCCTGGGCGCGGACCATACGCGCCAGCTGATCTACCAGCTATTGAGTGCCGAGCAGATCGAACGCTTCGAGCGGGACTGGGAGCTCAATTTCCGGCTCACGCTGCCCGAGCTGGGCAATTTCCGCATCAACGTCTTTCGCACGCGCGGGGCAGCCGCCATGGTTGCCCGTTTCATTCGGCCCAAAGCGCAGACCATCGACGAGCTCGGTGTTCCGCCGGTACTGCGCGAGCTGATCATGGAAAAGCGCGGCATCATTCTCATCGTCGGCGCCACCGGTTCGGGCAAGTCATCAACCGTGTCGGCAATGCTCGAGCATCGCAGCGAACACCACCCCGGCCACATCCTCACGATCGAAGAACCGATCGAGCACCTGTACTCGCACCGCAAGAGCCTCGTCAATCAGCGCGAAATCGGCGTCGACACACACAGTTATGCCGAAGCCCTGAAGAACGCCATGCGCGAAGCGCCCGATGTGCTGATGATCGGCGAAATCCGCGACCGCGAAACCATGAACTATGCGCTGCAGTATGCCCAGGCCGGGCATCTGTGCATCTCGACGCTGCACGCCAATAACAGCTACCACTCGCTCTCGCGGATCGTGAACTTCTTCCCGCAGGAAGCACGCGAAGCCCTGCTGTACGACCTCTCGACCGCGCTGACTGCAGTCGTATCCCAACGGCTGGTGCGCAGCACAGCGGGGCAGCTGACGCCGGCAGTCGAGGTCATGCGCAACACCAACCGCATCGCCGAGCTGATCCGCAACGGCCAGCTCACCGATATCAAGGCAGCGATGGAGCAGACGCTCACCGAAGGCTCGCAAACCTTCGAGCAATCGCTGTACACGCTGTACCGCAACGGCAAGATCGAACTTGACGAAGCATTGCGCAACGCCGACTCAGCTACCAACCTGTCCTGGATGGTCAATAACAGCCAGAGCGTGCAGGAGCGTGAAGCAAGCAAGCACGAGACGCAAGCCGCCCCGCTCGCGCCTCAGGCCAGGGTCGACTTCGACATCGAGCTTCACTAA
- a CDS encoding DUF2062 domain-containing protein, protein MPRRFLRRLLPDHATLKKNAFLRRYAHWFSHPNLWHLNRHSVAGGVAAGMIGGMIPGPLQVITASLLALGFRVNLPVAVFATFYTNPLTIGPLYWIAVKLGGFITGLGGGEHVPPMPGWSGLTMLDWVQAMWHWMLSLGMPLLIGLPVLAALLAVGGFVAVHGIWRVYIWLALRKRASRRRWR, encoded by the coding sequence ATGCCCCGACGTTTCCTGCGGCGATTGCTGCCCGACCATGCCACGCTGAAGAAGAATGCGTTCCTGCGTCGCTACGCGCACTGGTTTTCCCATCCCAATCTATGGCATCTGAACCGGCACTCGGTCGCCGGCGGCGTTGCCGCGGGGATGATCGGCGGGATGATTCCGGGGCCGTTGCAGGTGATCACCGCCAGCCTGCTGGCACTGGGTTTTCGCGTCAATCTGCCGGTTGCCGTGTTCGCGACCTTCTACACCAATCCGCTGACGATCGGCCCGCTTTACTGGATTGCGGTCAAGCTCGGCGGTTTCATCACCGGGCTGGGCGGCGGGGAGCACGTACCGCCGATGCCGGGCTGGTCCGGGCTGACGATGCTCGATTGGGTCCAGGCCATGTGGCACTGGATGCTCTCGCTCGGCATGCCCCTGCTGATCGGCCTGCCGGTGCTGGCGGCACTGCTCGCCGTCGGCGGCTTCGTGGCCGTGCACGGCATCTGGCGGGTCTACATCTGGCTGGCGCTGCGCAAGCGGGCCAGTCGTCGTCGCTGGCGCTAG
- a CDS encoding IS3 family transposase (programmed frameshift) — translation MTKQRRSFSPDFKRKAAALVLDQGYSHVEACRSVGVAESVLRRWVQQLQQERQGITPQSKAMTTEQQHIQALEARIDRLEREKAIFKKGYRALDVGRDRTYALIEQIGRDEPLALLCTLFELPRSCLYAYRARCQRVDTERHAQRRRVHELFVESRSSAGSRSIMGMLREQGMTLGRFKISRLMAELGLICKQPGAHAYKRATVERIDIPNRLDRRFVVDGPNQVWCGDITYVWVQGGWHYLAAVLDLFTRRVVGWAFSSRPDAELVVQALEMAYEQRGRPQGLLFHSDQGGQYASRKFRQRLWRYRIGQSMSRRGNCWDNAPMERLFRSLKTEWVPHVGYMTAQEARRDISHYLMHRYNWLRPHQFNDGLAPAVAEEKLNAVSGMS, via the exons ATGACCAAACAACGCCGTTCGTTTTCCCCCGACTTCAAGCGCAAGGCCGCGGCTCTGGTGCTCGACCAAGGGTACAGCCACGTCGAGGCCTGCCGCTCGGTCGGCGTCGCCGAATCGGTGCTGCGTCGCTGGGTTCAGCAGCTGCAACAGGAACGTCAGGGCATCACGCCTCAGAGCAAGGCCATGACGACGGAGCAGCAGCACATCCAGGCGCTGGAGGCACGTATCGATCGCCTTGAGCGCGAGAAGGCCATTT TTAAAAAAGGCTACCGCGCTCTTGATGTCGGAAGGGATCGAACGTACGCGCTGATCGAGCAGATCGGCCGGGATGAACCGCTAGCCTTGCTCTGTACGCTGTTCGAGCTGCCGAGATCCTGCCTGTATGCTTATCGAGCACGCTGCCAACGCGTAGATACCGAACGCCACGCGCAACGTCGCCGGGTGCATGAACTGTTTGTCGAGAGCCGCAGTTCAGCGGGCAGCCGCAGCATCATGGGCATGCTGCGCGAGCAAGGCATGACGCTGGGACGGTTCAAGATCAGCCGCTTGATGGCGGAGCTGGGACTGATCTGCAAGCAACCGGGTGCGCATGCCTACAAGCGGGCCACGGTGGAGCGGATCGACATTCCGAACCGCCTGGACCGGCGTTTCGTGGTGGACGGGCCGAATCAGGTCTGGTGCGGCGATATTACTTATGTCTGGGTGCAAGGTGGCTGGCATTACCTAGCGGCGGTGCTGGACCTGTTTACGCGCCGTGTGGTCGGTTGGGCGTTCTCATCTCGGCCGGACGCAGAGTTGGTGGTGCAAGCGCTCGAGATGGCCTACGAACAACGTGGCCGGCCGCAAGGTCTGCTGTTTCACTCCGACCAGGGTGGCCAGTACGCCAGTCGCAAGTTCCGCCAGCGGCTGTGGCGCTACCGGATTGGGCAGAGCATGAGCCGACGCGGAAACTGTTGGGATAACGCGCCGATGGAGCGGCTGTTCCGCAGCTTGAAGACGGAGTGGGTGCCACATGTGGGTTACATGACGGCGCAGGAAGCGCGCCGGGACATCAGTCATTACCTGATGCATCGGTACAACTGGCTGCGGCCGCATCAGTTCAATGACGGACTGGCGCCGGCCGTGGCGGAAGAAAAGCTTAACGCAGTGTCCGGAATGAGTTGA
- a CDS encoding M48 family metallopeptidase — protein MTAHAFTTLFVFALTASVLLQMWLAQRHINHVRRHRGAVPNEFASEISLLSHQRAADYTVAKTRFGMLTAIWDAILLVAFTLGGGIGWLSALTTDWFGPGIPAGVATIALLALANTLLTLPFSWISTFRIETAFGFNQTTPATFAADLVKTSLIAAAIGLPLVAVVLWLMDAMGDAWWLWVWATWVGFSLLLMWVFPTWIAPLFNKFEPLPDEGLRARIEALLNRCGFRAGGIFMMDGSKRSSHGNAYFTGLGAKKRIVFFDTLLKQLSGDEIEAVLAHELGHFKRRHIVKRLAWTFILMLGMLWLLGQLKTQPWFYEGLGVYEPTTAAALVLFFLVLPVFTFLFGPIGSMLSRKHEYEADAYAAEQASSGDLIHALVKLYRDNAATLTPDPLHSLFYDSHPPASLRIAALKRLG, from the coding sequence ATGACCGCGCACGCGTTCACCACCCTGTTCGTTTTTGCGCTGACCGCCAGCGTGCTGCTGCAAATGTGGCTGGCGCAGCGCCACATCAACCACGTCCGCCGTCACCGGGGCGCGGTGCCGAACGAGTTCGCCAGCGAGATCAGCCTGCTGTCGCATCAGCGCGCCGCCGACTATACGGTGGCGAAAACGCGATTCGGCATGCTGACGGCGATCTGGGATGCGATCCTGCTCGTCGCATTCACGCTCGGTGGCGGCATCGGCTGGCTCTCGGCGCTGACGACCGACTGGTTCGGCCCCGGCATTCCCGCCGGCGTGGCGACGATCGCCCTGCTCGCACTGGCCAACACGCTGCTGACACTGCCGTTCTCGTGGATCTCGACGTTCCGGATCGAGACGGCGTTCGGCTTCAACCAGACGACGCCGGCGACCTTCGCCGCCGACCTCGTCAAGACCTCGCTGATCGCCGCGGCAATCGGCCTGCCGCTGGTGGCAGTCGTGCTGTGGCTGATGGATGCGATGGGCGACGCGTGGTGGCTGTGGGTGTGGGCGACGTGGGTCGGCTTCTCGCTGCTGCTGATGTGGGTGTTCCCGACCTGGATCGCGCCGCTGTTCAACAAGTTCGAGCCGCTGCCGGACGAGGGCCTGCGTGCGCGGATCGAAGCCTTGCTGAACCGCTGCGGTTTCCGCGCCGGCGGCATCTTCATGATGGACGGCAGCAAGCGCTCGAGCCACGGCAACGCCTATTTCACCGGTCTTGGCGCCAAGAAACGCATCGTTTTCTTCGACACCTTGCTCAAGCAGCTCAGCGGCGACGAGATCGAGGCCGTGCTTGCGCACGAGCTTGGCCACTTCAAGCGCCGCCACATCGTCAAACGGCTGGCGTGGACCTTCATATTGATGCTCGGCATGCTCTGGTTGCTGGGGCAGCTGAAAACGCAGCCGTGGTTTTACGAAGGGCTCGGCGTGTACGAGCCGACGACTGCCGCCGCGCTGGTGCTGTTCTTCCTAGTGCTGCCGGTGTTCACCTTCCTGTTCGGGCCGATCGGCTCGATGCTGTCCAGAAAGCACGAGTACGAGGCCGATGCCTACGCCGCCGAACAGGCGTCGAGCGGCGACCTGATCCACGCGCTGGTCAAGCTCTACCGCGACAATGCGGCGACGCTGACACCGGACCCGCTGCACAGCCTGTTCTACGACAGCCACCCGCCGGCCAGCCTGCGGATCGCTGCGTTGAAGCGACTCGGATGA
- a CDS encoding bifunctional (p)ppGpp synthetase/guanosine-3',5'-bis(diphosphate) 3'-pyrophosphohydrolase has translation MVAVTRPLAQSIAEAANPQGWLAQLSDRYPPEAMSRLKAALAWAAECYGDERLPDIGELIFPHSVASAAIVADLRLDADAVIAALLFAVPDHLKDAAVEIEKRFGKDVATLVDGVNRVRKIRQLTVSAVHKPQEAAAQIESIRKMLLAMVEDMRVVLIKLAWRTQTMHVLGQASDEVRRRIADETLDFFAPLANRLGVWQIKWELEDLGFRYQHPDVYKKIAKLLDERRIDRQQFIDDVIGKLRIELTAAGVEHASLMGRPKHIYSIYKKMQKKKLDFSELYDIRAVRVLVDDVKDCYTVLGIVHNLWQPIPGEFDDYIANPKGNFYRSLHTAVIGPNDKALEVQIRTFEMHEHAEFGVAAHWRYKEGGKGDSKYEEKIAWLRQLLDWKSDVVGEGELADAFKAELFDDTIYVLTPAGRVIALPKDSTPVDFAYHLHTDLGHRCRGAKVDGAIVPLSTSLKNGQRVEILSAKEGGPSLDWLHQGYVKSHRAAQKIRYWIRQQNLDVAIEAGRTLYDKEAARVGRTQARQDDVAHRLGFKTVDEMLAALGQGELTLRALAESLTFDEKPQTPEEPVHPDDVIRRARADQRGEGILIEGVDKLMTMLARCCKPVPPDAVCGFVTKGRGISIHRSDCPTLKRLATEAPERLIKADWGITQAGGVFSTDILVEAQDRTSLLRDLSDVMSREKINVTAVNTLSRDTLARMRFTVEIQRVDDLPRIFTRLNEVPGVLRVIRL, from the coding sequence ATGGTCGCCGTTACCCGCCCACTCGCCCAGTCGATTGCTGAAGCCGCCAACCCGCAAGGCTGGCTGGCGCAGCTGTCCGACCGCTACCCGCCCGAGGCGATGAGCCGCCTGAAGGCGGCGCTGGCGTGGGCGGCCGAGTGTTACGGCGACGAACGGCTGCCGGACATCGGCGAACTGATCTTCCCGCACTCGGTGGCCAGCGCGGCCATCGTCGCCGACCTGCGGCTCGACGCCGACGCGGTGATTGCCGCGCTGCTGTTCGCCGTGCCCGACCATCTGAAGGATGCCGCGGTCGAGATCGAAAAGCGCTTCGGCAAGGACGTCGCCACGCTGGTCGACGGCGTCAACCGCGTGCGCAAGATCCGCCAGCTCACGGTCTCGGCGGTGCACAAGCCGCAAGAGGCCGCGGCGCAGATCGAATCGATCCGCAAGATGCTGCTGGCGATGGTCGAGGACATGCGCGTCGTGCTGATCAAGCTGGCATGGCGCACCCAGACCATGCACGTGCTCGGCCAGGCGAGCGACGAGGTGCGCCGCCGCATCGCCGACGAGACGCTCGACTTCTTCGCGCCGCTCGCCAACCGGCTCGGTGTCTGGCAGATCAAGTGGGAGCTCGAAGACCTCGGCTTCCGCTACCAGCACCCGGACGTCTACAAGAAGATCGCCAAGCTGCTCGACGAGCGCCGGATCGACCGGCAGCAGTTCATCGACGACGTGATCGGCAAGCTGCGCATCGAGCTCACCGCCGCCGGTGTCGAGCACGCCAGCCTGATGGGCCGGCCCAAGCACATCTACAGCATCTACAAGAAGATGCAGAAGAAGAAGCTCGACTTCTCCGAGCTGTACGACATCCGCGCGGTGCGCGTACTGGTCGACGACGTCAAGGACTGCTACACGGTGCTCGGCATCGTCCACAACCTGTGGCAGCCGATCCCGGGCGAATTCGACGACTACATCGCCAACCCGAAGGGCAATTTCTACCGCAGCCTGCACACCGCGGTGATCGGCCCCAACGACAAGGCGCTCGAGGTGCAGATCCGCACCTTCGAGATGCACGAGCACGCCGAATTCGGCGTCGCCGCGCACTGGCGCTACAAGGAAGGCGGCAAGGGCGACAGCAAGTACGAAGAGAAGATCGCCTGGCTGCGCCAGCTGCTCGACTGGAAGAGCGACGTCGTCGGCGAGGGCGAGCTGGCCGACGCGTTCAAGGCCGAACTGTTCGACGACACGATCTACGTGCTGACGCCGGCCGGCCGCGTCATCGCCCTGCCCAAGGACAGCACGCCGGTCGACTTCGCCTACCACCTGCACACCGACCTCGGTCACCGCTGCCGCGGCGCCAAGGTCGACGGCGCCATCGTGCCGCTGTCGACGTCGCTGAAGAACGGCCAGCGCGTCGAAATCCTGTCTGCCAAGGAAGGCGGTCCGAGCCTCGACTGGCTGCATCAGGGCTATGTGAAGAGCCACCGTGCGGCGCAGAAGATCCGCTACTGGATCCGCCAGCAGAACCTCGACGTCGCGATCGAGGCCGGCCGCACGCTCTATGACAAGGAGGCCGCGCGCGTCGGCCGCACCCAGGCCAGGCAGGACGACGTCGCGCACCGGCTCGGCTTCAAGACCGTCGACGAAATGCTCGCCGCGCTCGGTCAGGGCGAGCTGACCCTGCGCGCGCTGGCCGAGTCGCTGACCTTCGACGAAAAGCCGCAAACGCCGGAAGAACCGGTCCACCCCGACGACGTGATCCGCCGCGCCCGCGCCGACCAGCGCGGCGAGGGCATCCTGATCGAGGGCGTCGACAAGCTGATGACGATGCTCGCCCGGTGCTGCAAACCGGTGCCGCCCGATGCGGTCTGCGGTTTCGTCACCAAGGGGCGCGGCATCTCGATCCACCGCAGCGACTGCCCGACGCTCAAGCGCCTGGCCACCGAGGCGCCGGAGCGGCTGATCAAGGCCGACTGGGGCATCACGCAGGCCGGCGGCGTGTTCTCGACCGACATCCTCGTCGAAGCGCAGGACCGCACCAGCCTGCTGCGCGACCTCTCGGACGTGATGTCGCGCGAGAAGATCAACGTCACCGCGGTCAACACGCTGTCGCGCGACACGCTGGCGCGGATGCGCTTCACCGTCGAAATCCAGCGTGTCGACGACCTGCCGCGCATCTTCACCCGGCTGAACGAGGTGCCCGGCGTGCTGCGCGTGATCCGACTCTGA
- a CDS encoding AMP-binding protein: MERPWFASYSANVPHEIDAREFDSIPDVIAKTVARYPERDAFINMGKAISYAELDRLSNDFAAFLQQDLRLARGARVAVMMPNLLQYPIAIFGILKAGMTVVNVNPLYTPRELQHQLKDAGTDAIVILANFAHTLETIIADTPVKQVIVTEVGDLLGFPKRLLVNSVVRHVKKMVPGYSLPGHLGFNAALRRGSAQRLQPVALGHDDLAFLQYTGGTTGVAKGAMLTHGNIVANMQQAHAWIRDTVDEGKELIVTALPLYHIFCLTANCMVFTKVGATNLLITNPRDIPGFVKELAKYPVTCMTGVNTLFNALANNPDFPKLNFRTWKLALGGGMAVQHAVADKWKKITGVPLVEAYGLTETSPAAMINPMTLKEYNGMIGLPVPSTDAQIRDDDGNVLATGQAGELFIKGPQVMRGYWQRPEETAKVLGNDGFLATGDVAVMSPTGYFKLVDRKKDMILVSGFNVYPNEIEDVVADHPGVLEVACIGIPDDKSGEAVKVFVVKKDSALNEQDVINHCRANLTNYKVPRAVEFRDQLPKSNVGKILRRELKPQ, from the coding sequence ATGGAGCGGCCCTGGTTTGCCAGTTACTCGGCTAATGTCCCCCACGAGATCGACGCTCGAGAGTTCGACTCGATCCCGGACGTGATCGCCAAGACCGTCGCACGCTACCCCGAGCGCGACGCGTTCATCAATATGGGGAAAGCGATTAGCTACGCCGAGCTTGACCGGCTTTCGAACGATTTTGCCGCATTTTTGCAACAGGATTTGCGACTGGCCCGCGGCGCCCGCGTCGCGGTGATGATGCCGAACCTGCTGCAGTATCCGATCGCGATTTTCGGCATTCTCAAGGCCGGCATGACGGTCGTGAACGTCAACCCGCTGTACACACCACGCGAACTTCAGCACCAGCTCAAGGACGCCGGCACCGATGCCATTGTCATTCTCGCCAATTTTGCCCACACCCTCGAAACCATCATCGCCGACACGCCGGTCAAGCAGGTGATCGTCACCGAGGTCGGCGATCTGCTCGGCTTCCCCAAGCGCCTGCTCGTCAATAGTGTTGTTCGGCACGTCAAGAAGATGGTCCCTGGTTATTCGCTGCCCGGCCACCTCGGCTTCAACGCCGCGCTTCGCCGCGGCAGCGCGCAACGACTGCAACCGGTCGCGCTCGGTCACGACGACCTGGCCTTCCTGCAATACACCGGCGGCACCACCGGCGTTGCCAAGGGCGCGATGCTGACACATGGCAACATCGTCGCCAACATGCAGCAGGCGCACGCCTGGATCCGCGATACCGTCGACGAAGGCAAGGAGCTGATCGTCACCGCGCTGCCGCTGTACCATATCTTCTGCCTGACGGCGAACTGCATGGTCTTTACCAAGGTCGGCGCGACCAACCTGCTGATCACCAACCCGCGTGACATTCCGGGCTTCGTCAAGGAGCTGGCCAAGTATCCGGTCACCTGCATGACCGGCGTCAATACGCTGTTCAACGCGCTCGCCAACAACCCCGATTTTCCCAAGCTCAACTTCCGCACCTGGAAGCTCGCGCTGGGCGGCGGCATGGCCGTCCAGCATGCAGTGGCGGACAAGTGGAAGAAGATCACCGGTGTACCGCTGGTCGAGGCCTACGGCCTGACCGAGACTTCGCCGGCGGCAATGATCAACCCGATGACGCTGAAGGAGTACAACGGCATGATCGGCCTGCCGGTGCCGTCGACCGACGCGCAGATCCGCGACGACGACGGCAATGTGCTCGCCACCGGCCAGGCCGGCGAACTGTTCATCAAGGGCCCCCAGGTCATGCGCGGTTACTGGCAACGGCCCGAGGAAACCGCCAAGGTCCTCGGCAACGACGGCTTCCTCGCAACCGGCGACGTCGCGGTGATGTCTCCGACCGGCTACTTCAAGCTGGTCGACCGCAAGAAGGACATGATCCTCGTCTCGGGCTTCAACGTGTACCCGAACGAAATCGAGGACGTCGTCGCCGATCACCCGGGCGTACTGGAGGTCGCGTGCATCGGCATCCCCGACGACAAGTCCGGTGAAGCGGTCAAGGTCTTCGTGGTCAAGAAGGATTCCGCCCTGAACGAACAGGACGTAATCAACCACTGTCGCGCCAATCTCACGAATTACAAGGTTCCGCGCGCAGTTGAGTTTCGAGACCAACTGCCGAAGTCAAATGTCGGTAAAATCCTGCGGAGAGAGCTGAAACCCCAATAA
- a CDS encoding 4a-hydroxytetrahydrobiopterin dehydratase: MSLATERCIPDAPAMPVDDTVKLAAAQLDDWQVIGPQLEKTFRFGNFHETMALVNAIAWIAHSQDHHPDLEVDYNRCRVIWSTHSAGGLTRNDFICAARVDALFPDSDTE; the protein is encoded by the coding sequence ATGAGCCTCGCAACCGAACGCTGCATCCCCGATGCGCCCGCCATGCCGGTCGACGACACGGTCAAGCTTGCCGCCGCGCAGCTCGACGACTGGCAGGTGATCGGCCCGCAACTGGAAAAGACCTTCCGCTTCGGCAACTTCCACGAGACCATGGCGCTGGTGAACGCGATCGCCTGGATCGCCCACAGCCAGGACCACCATCCCGACCTCGAAGTCGACTACAACCGCTGCCGGGTGATCTGGAGCACGCACTCGGCCGGCGGGCTGACCCGCAACGATTTCATCTGCGCCGCACGCGTCGATGCCCTCTTCCCTGATAGCGATACCGAATGA
- the rsgA gene encoding ribosome small subunit-dependent GTPase A, protein MTDTAQIIASHGRSYIVELPDGSTRIASARGKKTDYACGDRVTIKVSSDEQAVIEKALKRDTLLYRSDAWREKLIAANVTQIVVVVAPVPSFFDELIGRCLIAAEDAGIRPLILLNKCDLPEAGAARARLAYYRDLGYDVIELAATEDIAPLQPWLADHVSVLVGQSGMGKSTITNALIPEARARVNDISVALDSGKHTTTNATLYHLGPGADLIDSPGLQSFGLAHVTADDLPRLMPEFRERLGQCRFHNCRHRHEPGCAILGAVRDGAIPDSRLQLLHRLQDELAAAQTY, encoded by the coding sequence ATGACCGATACCGCACAGATCATCGCCAGCCACGGCAGATCCTACATCGTCGAACTCCCCGACGGCAGCACCCGCATTGCCAGCGCGCGCGGCAAGAAAACCGACTATGCCTGCGGCGACCGGGTCACGATCAAGGTTTCCAGCGACGAGCAGGCGGTGATCGAAAAGGCGCTCAAGCGCGACACGCTGTTGTACCGGTCGGATGCCTGGCGCGAAAAACTGATCGCCGCCAACGTCACCCAGATCGTCGTCGTCGTCGCGCCGGTGCCGAGCTTCTTCGACGAACTGATCGGCCGCTGCCTGATTGCCGCCGAGGACGCCGGCATCCGGCCGCTGATCCTGCTGAACAAGTGCGACCTGCCCGAGGCCGGCGCCGCGCGCGCGCGGCTCGCCTATTATCGCGATCTCGGCTACGACGTCATTGAACTTGCCGCGACCGAGGACATCGCGCCGCTGCAGCCCTGGCTCGCGGACCATGTGTCGGTGCTGGTCGGCCAGTCGGGGATGGGCAAGTCGACGATCACCAATGCGCTGATTCCCGAGGCGCGCGCGCGGGTCAACGACATCTCGGTCGCGCTCGACTCGGGCAAGCACACGACGACCAACGCGACGCTGTACCACCTCGGGCCCGGCGCCGACCTGATCGACTCGCCGGGACTGCAGTCGTTCGGCCTCGCCCACGTGACCGCCGACGACCTGCCGCGACTGATGCCCGAGTTCCGCGAGCGGCTCGGCCAGTGCCGCTTCCACAACTGCCGGCACCGGCACGAGCCGGGTTGCGCCATCCTCGGCGCGGTCAGGGACGGGGCGATTCCGGACAGCCGGCTGCAACTGCTGCACCGGCTGCAGGACGAACTGGCGGCGGCGCAGACGTACTAG